A stretch of Triticum aestivum cultivar Chinese Spring chromosome 1D, IWGSC CS RefSeq v2.1, whole genome shotgun sequence DNA encodes these proteins:
- the LOC123162049 gene encoding dirigent protein 23-like, whose amino-acid sequence MRSPSRVLPIILVLYFILSMASPSLSCVIPCESEINLRLYLHQIAAGSGTNQVAIVASSQPAGFGTTAVNDWTVIDGSNPGTATIVARTKGMHVQADVGGPGWFNYFSMVFEDARRRGSSFEVMGMNRAQEGEMAIIGGTGEFAMARGTIKYRALANPPPGQSIKELNIHAFYVKPAGTISGPTIQ is encoded by the exons ATGCGCAGTCCTAGCCGTGTCCTGCCCATCATTTTGGTCCTGTATTTCATTCTATCCATGGCCAGTCCATCCCTTTCTTGCGTTATTCCTTGTGAGTCTGAGATAAACTTGCGCTTATACTTGCACCAAATCGCTGCTGGATCGGGCACCAACCAGGTAGCAATTGTCGCCtcgagccaaccggctgggtttgGTACGACCGCTGTTAACGACTGGACTGTGATTGATGGTTCAAACCCCGGTACCGCGACCATTGTTGCCCGTACCAAAGGCATGCATGTGCAGGCTGATGTAGGCGGTCCAGGCTGGTTCAACTACTTCAGCATGGTGTTCGAGGACGCCAG ACGCCGTGGATCGTCATTTGAAGTAATGGGGATGAACCGGGCTCAAGAAGGCGAGATGGCCATTATCGGTGGGACTGGAGAGTTTGCTATGGCACGTGGGACCATCAAGTACAGAGCACTCGCCAACCCCCCTCCGGGTCAAAGTATTAAAGAACTCAATATTCATGCTTTCTACGTCAAACCAGCT GGCACTATATCTGGCCCCACCATCCAGTAA